The BD1-7 clade bacterium genome segment ATACTTCATCGGCAGTTTGTTTCATAACTTTCGCGCGAGGGTCGAAGTTTTTGTAAACGCGATGTCCAAAGCCCATTAAACGGAATGGGTCGTTTTTGTCTTTTGCGCGTGCAACAAATTNATCGATACGAGACTCGTCTCCGATTTCTTCAAGCATATCCAAAACGGCTTCGTTTGCGCCACCGTGAGATGGGCCCCACAGTGCAGCAATACCAGCAGCGATACATGCAAATGGGTTTGCGCCTGTTGAGCCAGTTAAGCGAACGGTTGAGGTAGAAGCATTTTGCTCGTGATCGGCGTGAAGCAGGAAGATACGATCCATAGCTTTAGCTAGGATTGGGTTAACGTTGCTATCTTCGCAAGGTGTGCCGAACATCATGTGCAGGAAGTTAGCTGCGTAATCCAGATTGTTGTCCGGATACATGAAAGGTTGGCCAACAGAATACTTGTAGCTCATCGCTGCCAAAGTTGGGATCTTAGCGATCAGACGGAACGCGGCGATTTCACGGTGCTTCTCGTCATTGATATCAAGTGAGTCGTGGTAGAACGCAGATAATGCGCCAACAACGCCACACATGATTGCCATTGGATGTGCATCACGACGGAAGCCTTTGAATAGATTGCTTATCTGGTCATGAACCATAGTGTGGTAACGAATGGTTTCAACGAAGTCTTCTTTCTCTTCTTTGCTTGGCAACTCTCCGTAAAGTAGCAGGTAGCAGGTTTCAAGATAGTCAGACTGCTCAGCAAGCTGATCAATTGGGTAGCCGCGGTGAAGAAGGATGCCGTTGTTTCCGTCAATGTATGTGATTTTAGATTCACATGCCGCTGTAGAAACAAAACCAGGATCAAATGTAAATACACCTTTGCTCGTCAGGCTCCTTACGTCGATGACGTCGGGGCCGATGGTGCCAGAATAAATAGGGAATTCGACACTTTCTTGCCCCGGAATCTGAAGTGAGGCTTTTTTGTCTGTCATTACAAACTCCTAGATAGATAACTTCTCGGTGTATAAATGCTGTACTGACTGTATTTATTAAATATTACAGCCAATCAAGATGCCCGGTGATCTCTCTCGTATGTCTTGCGGATCGCTCGGGTTTCATTGGTTTCGCCAAGGAATAATTTTCGACCCTTGCAACGAAATACCGACCCCGTTTTTCGCTTTGATGTTGGATAAGCAATTTAATTGTTCGTAAATTGCTCAAACGCCTTTAAAAC includes the following:
- the gltA_2 gene encoding Citrate synthase, with translation MTDKKASLQIPGQESVEFPIYSGTIGPDVIDVRSLTSKGVFTFDPGFVSTAACESKITYIDGNNGILLHRGYPIDQLAEQSDYLETCYLLLYGELPSKEEKEDFVETIRYHTMVHDQISNLFKGFRRDAHPMAIMCGVVGALSAFYHDSLDINDEKHREIAAFRLIAKIPTLAAMSYKYSVGQPFMYPDNNLDYAANFLHMMFGTPCEDSNVNPILAKAMDRIFLLHADHEQNASTSTVRLTGSTGANPFACIAAGIAALWGPSHGGANEAVLDMLEEIGDESRIDXFVARAKDKNDPFRLMGFGHRVYKNFDPRAKVMKQTADEVLAELGLEDDPLLKIAKRLEQIALEDEYFVEKKLYPNVDFYSGIILKAIGIPTSMFTVIFAVGRTVGWIAHWHEMISGDFRIGRPRQLYTGSPQRDFTDISDR